One genomic window of Kosmotoga olearia TBF 19.5.1 includes the following:
- a CDS encoding diacylglycerol/lipid kinase family protein — protein sequence MNLEIDGRKLDTEQFFMVFGNGKYFGGGMKICPLADPSDGKIDIVGITKMPKLKLFCHFPDVYKGEHLKVNPVLHNTGRVIKIEGKKETLIEMDGEVVGKLPMTIKIVDRALKIASA from the coding sequence TTGAACCTTGAGATTGATGGCAGAAAACTCGATACAGAGCAGTTTTTCATGGTTTTTGGAAATGGAAAATACTTTGGTGGAGGCATGAAGATCTGCCCTCTGGCTGATCCTTCTGATGGGAAAATAGATATAGTAGGAATAACCAAGATGCCGAAGTTAAAGCTCTTTTGTCATTTTCCTGATGTTTACAAAGGAGAACATTTAAAAGTAAATCCCGTGCTTCACAACACGGGACGTGTTATAAAAATTGAAGGAAAAAAAGAGACGCTCATAGAAATGGATGGAGAGGTCGTAGGAAAACTCCCCATGACAATAAAGATCGTAGATAGAGCATTGAAAATAGCTTCAGCGTGA
- the ablA gene encoding lysine 2,3-aminomutase: MRDYKKIPLWKDVTEKEWNDWRWQVRNRITTVEQLKQVINITKEEEEGIKNCLKTLRMAITPYYATLMDPDNPKCPIRRQAVPTEKELIVDRWDMLDPLHEDEDSPVPGLTHRYPDRVLLLITDQCSMYCRHCTRRRFAGQLDKPRTKREIDKAIEYIRETPQVRDVLLSGGDALLVDDSVLEYILKELRKIPHVEIIRIGSRTPVVLPQRITPELVKMLKKYHPIWLNTHFNHPKEITPESAKACETLANAGIPLGNQSVLLRGVNDSPYIMMELVHQLVKIRVRPYYIYQCDLSQGIGHFRTSIRKGIAIMESLIGHTSGFCVPTFVVDAPGGGGKIRVMPQYVVSQSDRTVVLRNYEGVITTYHEPEETDTDVDDSEYRKKYELKGVAALLDGKQLNIEPANLDRKERILRWKEGRGKGGQKV; encoded by the coding sequence ATGAGAGACTATAAGAAAATACCGCTTTGGAAGGATGTCACAGAAAAGGAGTGGAACGACTGGCGATGGCAGGTACGGAATAGGATCACCACAGTTGAACAGTTAAAACAGGTGATCAATATAACCAAGGAAGAAGAAGAAGGTATCAAAAACTGCCTCAAAACCCTTAGAATGGCTATTACTCCTTACTACGCCACGTTGATGGATCCTGACAATCCAAAATGTCCTATCAGAAGGCAAGCTGTTCCTACTGAAAAGGAACTCATTGTTGACAGATGGGACATGCTTGATCCATTGCACGAAGATGAGGATTCTCCGGTTCCTGGCCTAACTCACAGATATCCTGACCGTGTTCTGCTGTTGATAACCGATCAGTGTTCTATGTATTGCCGTCATTGTACCCGAAGGAGATTTGCCGGCCAGCTGGACAAACCGAGAACCAAAAGGGAAATCGATAAAGCCATTGAGTACATTCGAGAAACTCCGCAGGTGAGGGACGTTTTGCTTTCCGGTGGGGACGCTCTGCTCGTTGATGATTCTGTTTTAGAATACATATTGAAGGAACTCAGGAAAATACCACATGTGGAGATAATAAGGATTGGAAGCAGAACGCCTGTTGTTCTTCCACAAAGAATAACACCAGAACTGGTGAAGATGCTTAAAAAATATCATCCTATTTGGTTGAACACTCATTTTAATCATCCAAAAGAAATTACACCTGAATCCGCAAAAGCCTGTGAAACTCTCGCAAATGCAGGTATACCACTTGGTAACCAGAGCGTTTTGCTTAGAGGTGTCAATGACAGTCCTTACATAATGATGGAACTCGTTCACCAGCTTGTGAAGATAAGGGTCAGGCCTTATTATATTTACCAGTGTGATCTTTCCCAGGGAATAGGTCATTTCCGAACTTCTATCAGAAAAGGTATAGCGATCATGGAATCGTTGATAGGGCATACATCGGGATTCTGTGTTCCTACCTTTGTTGTTGATGCTCCCGGTGGCGGCGGGAAGATCAGGGTGATGCCACAATACGTTGTTTCACAGTCGGATAGAACGGTGGTTCTCAGAAACTATGAAGGAGTAATAACCACCTATCATGAACCGGAAGAAACGGATACCGACGTTGATGATTCTGAATACAGGAAGAAATACGAACTCAAAGGAGTTGCAGCCCTTCTTGACGGTAAGCAGCTCAACATAGAACCGGCTAATCTTGATAGAAAAGAGCGGATCCTCCGCTGGAAAGAAGGGAGGGGAAAGGGTGGCCAGAAAGTATGA
- a CDS encoding lysine 5,6-aminomutase subunit alpha, protein MKSKLGLDFKKVEYARNLAKDIAADVQQFVDKHTTVSVERTITRLLGIDGVDNTGVPLPNVVVNQIKEKGLLSEGISLFMGNAILETGMTPQEIAEEIAKGKLNITELPMHPIDKIREALEPYVDKAIKKIEDNRKTRETMIERLGEGPQPYLYVIVATGNIYEDVIQAQAAARQGADIVAVIRSTGQSLLDYVPYGPTTEGFGGTYATQANFQIMRKGLDEVAEEVGRYIRLCNYCSGLCMPEIAAMGAFERLDVMLNDALYGILFRDINMQRTLVDQFFSRVINGFAGVIINTGEDNYLTTADAYEAAHTVLASQFINEQLALLAGIPEEQMGLGHAFEMDPELENGFLYELAQAQMAREIFPKAPLKYMPPTKYMTGNIFRGHIQDALFNVIAIWTHQGIQLLGMLTEAIHTPFMSDRYLSIENARYIFNNMRNIGDEIYFKKDGIIQKRAQQVLQETTELLEKIREIGLFGALERGIFADIKRSKTGGKGLDGVVEKGKNYFNPFIPKMLGVDEE, encoded by the coding sequence ATGAAAAGTAAGCTTGGTCTAGATTTTAAGAAAGTTGAATATGCCAGGAACCTTGCGAAAGACATCGCTGCTGATGTACAGCAGTTTGTTGATAAACATACCACGGTTAGCGTTGAAAGAACCATTACCAGACTTTTAGGTATTGACGGTGTAGATAATACTGGTGTTCCATTACCGAATGTTGTGGTAAATCAGATAAAGGAAAAGGGCTTGCTTTCTGAGGGTATAAGTCTGTTTATGGGAAACGCGATACTCGAAACGGGAATGACTCCGCAGGAGATAGCAGAAGAAATCGCTAAAGGCAAATTGAACATTACGGAATTGCCAATGCATCCGATAGACAAGATCAGAGAGGCACTTGAACCGTATGTGGACAAAGCAATAAAGAAAATAGAAGACAACAGAAAGACCCGGGAAACGATGATAGAACGCCTGGGAGAAGGACCTCAACCGTATCTGTATGTTATTGTAGCTACCGGCAATATATATGAAGATGTTATTCAAGCCCAGGCAGCGGCCAGACAGGGAGCCGATATAGTTGCAGTTATTCGATCCACAGGTCAGAGCCTTTTAGACTATGTTCCATATGGTCCTACGACAGAGGGTTTTGGTGGGACTTATGCTACCCAGGCTAACTTCCAGATAATGAGGAAAGGACTTGATGAAGTCGCGGAAGAAGTTGGTAGGTACATTCGCCTCTGTAATTATTGCTCGGGTTTATGTATGCCTGAAATAGCTGCAATGGGTGCATTTGAAAGACTTGATGTCATGCTAAACGATGCTCTTTACGGGATTCTTTTCAGGGATATAAACATGCAGCGAACCCTCGTTGACCAGTTTTTCAGTAGGGTTATCAATGGTTTTGCCGGGGTCATAATAAATACCGGTGAAGACAACTATCTGACAACAGCAGACGCTTATGAAGCAGCTCACACGGTTCTGGCATCACAGTTTATAAATGAGCAATTAGCCTTGCTTGCTGGTATACCAGAAGAGCAAATGGGATTAGGACACGCTTTCGAAATGGATCCCGAACTGGAAAATGGTTTCTTATACGAGCTTGCCCAGGCTCAGATGGCGAGGGAAATATTCCCAAAAGCGCCGTTAAAATATATGCCTCCCACAAAATATATGACCGGAAACATCTTTAGAGGGCACATACAAGACGCTCTATTCAACGTCATCGCCATATGGACGCATCAGGGGATTCAACTTCTTGGAATGCTCACAGAAGCCATACACACTCCTTTCATGTCAGATAGGTATCTCTCCATTGAGAACGCTCGCTATATTTTCAATAACATGCGAAATATCGGTGATGAGATATACTTCAAAAAGGACGGTATAATCCAGAAAAGAGCTCAGCAGGTTCTTCAAGAAACCACGGAACTCCTGGAAAAAATTCGTGAAATAGGTCTTTTCGGTGCTCTTGAAAGAGGAATTTTTGCGGATATAAAACGCAGTAAAACCGGCGGAAAAGGACTCGATGGAGTTGTAGAAAAAGGGAAAAATTATTTCAATCCGTTTATTCCGAAGATGTTGGGGGTTGATGAAGAATGA
- a CDS encoding OAM dimerization domain-containing protein, protein MSGYNLEKKEFDKTLNFRAVKPYGDTMNDGKVQLSFTLPVPAGEEAVEAAKRLMKKMGLQNPQIVYWKELTHGFTFFVAYGECVHTVDYTAIKVPKANVKKMTMQEIDEYIKENIGRKIVVVGATTGTDAHTVGLDAIMNMKGFAGHYGLERYQMFETYNMGSQVPNEEFVAKAIEVNADALLVSQTVTAKDAHIKNMTELVELLEAEGIRDKVILIAGGARITYELAKELGYDAGFGPGTFAEDVAAFIAQEMVRRMRKEK, encoded by the coding sequence ATGAGTGGATACAATCTTGAGAAAAAAGAATTCGATAAGACCCTTAACTTCAGAGCGGTGAAGCCTTATGGAGATACAATGAATGATGGAAAAGTTCAGCTCAGCTTCACACTACCCGTTCCCGCTGGCGAGGAAGCCGTTGAGGCTGCAAAACGTCTCATGAAGAAAATGGGACTCCAAAACCCGCAGATTGTTTACTGGAAGGAGCTAACCCACGGATTCACTTTCTTTGTGGCTTATGGAGAATGTGTTCACACGGTTGATTACACAGCTATAAAGGTTCCAAAGGCAAACGTGAAAAAAATGACGATGCAGGAAATAGATGAGTATATAAAGGAAAACATTGGCAGGAAAATAGTTGTTGTTGGGGCTACTACAGGTACTGACGCGCATACAGTTGGTCTGGATGCTATTATGAATATGAAGGGATTTGCCGGCCACTACGGTCTGGAGCGCTATCAGATGTTTGAAACTTACAACATGGGCAGCCAGGTTCCAAATGAAGAGTTTGTTGCGAAAGCCATAGAGGTTAATGCTGACGCTCTCCTTGTATCTCAAACAGTTACGGCTAAGGATGCACACATCAAAAATATGACCGAATTGGTAGAACTTTTGGAAGCCGAGGGAATTCGTGATAAAGTAATATTAATTGCGGGTGGTGCGAGAATAACTTACGAACTTGCCAAAGAACTCGGTTACGATGCGGGATTTGGACCTGGAACATTTGCGGAAGATGTTGCGGCTTTCATAGCCCAAGAAATGGTTAGAAGAATGAGGAAAGAAAAGTGA
- a CDS encoding PspC domain-containing protein: MKRLYKSRKDKVIDGVCGGIAEYFGIDPTIIRLIWVLLLFAHGAGLILYLIAMIIIPREPLGASAENTDQSAERSVNTTPTSLEDKENKIDKNRLLMALIVIVIGFVLLMSSFTTFTIFSVVFGKIFLGVLLMAGGGYLLYKLVKEGE; the protein is encoded by the coding sequence ATGAAAAGGCTCTACAAATCACGAAAAGACAAAGTGATCGACGGAGTTTGTGGCGGGATAGCCGAATATTTTGGAATAGACCCGACAATAATAAGGCTTATCTGGGTACTGCTCCTCTTCGCCCATGGCGCAGGGTTAATCCTTTATCTCATCGCCATGATTATCATTCCGCGAGAACCACTGGGTGCTTCTGCAGAAAATACGGATCAAAGCGCTGAACGTTCGGTTAACACTACCCCGACTTCTTTAGAGGACAAAGAGAATAAAATTGACAAAAATCGATTGTTAATGGCTCTCATTGTGATTGTAATTGGGTTTGTCCTCTTGATGAGTTCTTTCACTACTTTTACAATATTTTCGGTAGTCTTCGGAAAGATTTTCCTTGGTGTCCTGCTCATGGCAGGAGGGGGTTATTTGTTGTACAAGCTGGTTAAAGAAGGGGAGTGA
- a CDS encoding diacylglycerol/lipid kinase family protein — translation MKVLVIVNPTASNGKGLTDYKNEISGLLENILGKFDVVFTESQEHAWKIAKKAEGYDRVISVGGDGTLNEVVNGLIEGGHDIPVGIIGVGTGNDFIRTLGIPNNYPDMVKNALGNKFIECDLLYTEFTDFNGRVQKRYAVNVVGTGFDAAVTTRFNRLRFKFRGTFSYLMSFFIEFLVT, via the coding sequence GTGAAGGTTTTGGTGATCGTTAATCCAACCGCTTCCAATGGAAAAGGTCTTACCGATTATAAGAACGAAATTTCAGGGCTTTTAGAAAATATTCTTGGAAAATTCGATGTTGTCTTTACTGAATCTCAGGAACACGCCTGGAAAATTGCCAAAAAAGCTGAAGGCTACGACAGAGTTATAAGCGTTGGTGGAGATGGAACACTCAATGAAGTTGTTAACGGTCTCATTGAAGGTGGACATGATATACCTGTTGGAATAATTGGTGTTGGTACAGGGAATGATTTCATAAGGACACTAGGCATTCCAAATAATTATCCTGATATGGTAAAGAATGCATTGGGAAATAAGTTTATAGAATGTGATTTATTGTATACGGAGTTCACTGATTTTAATGGTCGTGTGCAAAAACGCTATGCGGTTAACGTTGTGGGAACTGGATTTGATGCTGCGGTCACTACAAGATTTAATAGGTTACGTTTTAAATTCAGAGGGACGTTCTCGTATTTGATGTCTTTCTTCATAGAATTTCTTGTAACATGA
- a CDS encoding 3-keto-5-aminohexanoate cleavage protein, translating into MINSESEVVDTQKLIITAAVTGAEVTKKQQPNLPITPDEIAEEAYRCYLSGASIVHVHARDPEGKPTQSLEIYREIKEKIEAKCNIIVQPSTGGAVWHTVEERIQPLYLNPEMATLSTGTCNFGKDIFANPEEYIERFALEMKKRGIKPEIEVFERGMIENALRLVKKGILEPPLHFDFVMGVPGAIPGNIQDLVYLVNCIPPGSTWSVAGIGRYELPLAVHAIAMGGHVRVGFEDNIYYRKGELAKSNAQLVERIVRIAKELGREIATPDEAREILGIRR; encoded by the coding sequence TTGATAAACAGCGAAAGCGAGGTGGTTGATACGCAAAAGCTTATAATTACCGCTGCGGTGACTGGTGCGGAGGTTACCAAGAAACAACAACCCAATCTTCCAATAACACCAGATGAAATAGCTGAAGAAGCGTACAGGTGTTATCTTTCTGGTGCTTCCATTGTGCACGTTCATGCACGCGATCCGGAAGGAAAGCCTACACAGTCACTTGAAATTTATAGAGAGATAAAGGAAAAGATAGAAGCTAAATGTAACATCATCGTGCAGCCATCTACGGGTGGAGCAGTGTGGCACACCGTTGAAGAGAGAATTCAACCACTTTACCTCAACCCAGAAATGGCAACGCTTTCAACAGGAACTTGCAATTTCGGCAAAGATATTTTCGCTAATCCTGAGGAGTATATCGAGCGTTTCGCTTTAGAAATGAAAAAACGTGGTATAAAGCCTGAGATTGAGGTTTTTGAACGCGGAATGATTGAAAATGCTCTCAGATTGGTGAAAAAAGGTATTTTGGAACCTCCTTTGCATTTCGATTTTGTGATGGGAGTACCAGGTGCTATACCAGGAAACATTCAGGACCTTGTTTATCTTGTTAACTGTATTCCTCCAGGTTCCACATGGAGTGTTGCGGGAATCGGACGTTACGAACTGCCATTAGCTGTTCATGCTATTGCTATGGGAGGACACGTGCGAGTTGGGTTTGAAGACAATATTTATTACAGAAAGGGTGAACTCGCTAAATCAAACGCACAGTTAGTAGAAAGGATTGTGAGGATTGCTAAGGAACTTGGTAGAGAGATCGCTACCCCGGATGAAGCAAGAGAAATCCTTGGTATCAGGAGGTAG
- a CDS encoding class I SAM-dependent methyltransferase — protein sequence MSGFTYDAIAKIYDLLLFPLEKFGIEKLRRRFVPMIEGYTLDLAVGTGNNIKYYPESSKVVLIDASSKMLKIAEEKAKKQAKNVNLKFVHSRLENLPFPDNFFDTILSIDVFCSVQDQQKALLEVERVLKPGGKAIFVEHMLTGKPLKDLWLYLFNVITYPTVGSSMTRRTLQNIEKSGLVILKVENLRGSFKYILCTKN from the coding sequence ATGAGTGGGTTCACTTATGACGCAATAGCAAAGATATATGATCTGCTTCTTTTTCCTCTCGAAAAATTTGGGATTGAAAAGCTAAGAAGAAGGTTTGTTCCCATGATTGAAGGTTATACTCTGGATCTTGCTGTTGGCACAGGGAACAACATAAAATATTATCCAGAGAGTTCAAAGGTCGTTCTCATAGATGCTTCCAGTAAAATGCTTAAAATTGCAGAGGAAAAAGCAAAAAAACAAGCGAAAAACGTAAACTTAAAATTTGTCCATTCGCGCCTTGAAAATCTACCTTTTCCAGACAACTTTTTCGACACTATCCTATCTATAGATGTTTTTTGTTCAGTTCAAGACCAACAAAAAGCTCTTTTAGAGGTCGAAAGGGTTCTTAAACCCGGCGGAAAGGCTATCTTTGTCGAGCACATGCTCACCGGGAAGCCTCTTAAAGACTTATGGTTATATTTGTTTAACGTAATAACTTATCCCACCGTAGGTTCATCAATGACTCGTAGAACTCTGCAAAACATAGAAAAAAGCGGTCTAGTTATTTTGAAGGTAGAGAACCTTCGGGGATCTTTCAAATATATACTCTGCACGAAAAACTGA
- a CDS encoding MaoC family dehydratase encodes MARKYDDITVGKVFEKKRKVTDEMIREFAKITGDDNPVHLDEEYARSTIFGGRIAHGILILGLVSAVLGRDFPGPGTIYLKQDAKFKRPVYLDEEITIRVEVLEKITGKSRIRLSTQVIKSNGEIAVDGEALVMFRDES; translated from the coding sequence GTGGCCAGAAAGTATGATGACATAACAGTTGGTAAAGTTTTTGAGAAGAAAAGAAAGGTCACCGACGAGATGATTAGAGAATTCGCGAAGATTACCGGGGATGATAATCCGGTTCACCTCGATGAAGAGTACGCCAGGAGTACGATTTTTGGTGGCAGAATTGCCCATGGAATCCTCATCCTCGGTCTTGTTTCGGCGGTTCTTGGAAGAGATTTCCCGGGGCCAGGTACGATATATCTCAAGCAGGATGCAAAATTCAAACGGCCTGTCTATCTTGATGAAGAAATCACCATTCGGGTAGAAGTTCTTGAAAAGATAACCGGGAAATCAAGAATAAGATTGTCGACGCAGGTGATCAAAAGCAACGGAGAAATCGCCGTTGATGGCGAAGCGCTGGTTATGTTCAGGGATGAATCTTAG
- a CDS encoding MutS-related protein: MIERDFAEKIGFTYIKNALDIITPMGRKHLESLEYLTDPEKIEAELRIFDEIARYIACNLSLKDNLKHRLCQLRDISGVVKRLGTGETFDDIALFEIKAFCIEAEELRRLLVTPPKSIEIPELSEVIRLLDPEGFGMKSFYIYDAYSVELAALRKRKRELEGLSDGDDVQVNEELNDLINRIGDIEDRIRTMLTERLSKYRELLEEALEKVGFLDFSLAKLEIIEKFGFIRPTVSDSVTEYVGLFEPQVSDELKKKGKEFQPVDIQLQPGVTLITGANMTGKTVLLRSLAVAQVLFQFGFYVPAKRAKIKPVDGVFFLSGDYQSFKHGLSSFAAEMIQLNTAVEFLKVGKRGLFLFDELARNTNPHEGKAIVKSVLRRFNSSKSFTVITTHYDGVSRGENVHHYMVKGLREDIDVSGEVKPETLTEYTDYSLVKVKGEYQVPREALKVATLLGVDPVIIETARELLDEETELH, translated from the coding sequence GTGATTGAAAGGGATTTTGCGGAAAAGATTGGTTTCACATATATCAAAAACGCTCTCGATATAATCACGCCTATGGGCAGGAAGCATCTTGAGTCCCTTGAATATCTCACCGATCCTGAAAAGATCGAAGCTGAACTCAGAATTTTTGATGAAATAGCCAGGTACATCGCCTGTAACCTTTCTCTTAAGGATAATCTCAAGCATAGGTTGTGTCAACTCAGGGATATTTCTGGTGTGGTTAAGAGATTGGGAACAGGTGAAACCTTCGATGATATCGCACTTTTTGAAATAAAGGCGTTCTGTATTGAAGCGGAAGAACTTCGAAGGTTGCTTGTTACCCCGCCGAAGTCGATTGAAATTCCAGAGCTTTCGGAAGTTATCAGACTTCTGGATCCTGAAGGGTTCGGAATGAAAAGTTTTTACATATACGATGCTTATTCCGTCGAACTTGCTGCTTTAAGGAAAAGAAAGCGGGAGTTAGAGGGACTTTCAGATGGTGATGATGTTCAGGTAAACGAGGAACTTAACGATTTGATTAACAGGATAGGAGATATTGAAGATCGCATCCGAACAATGCTTACAGAGAGGCTTTCAAAATATCGTGAGCTTCTCGAAGAAGCGCTTGAAAAGGTTGGATTTTTAGATTTTTCTCTTGCAAAGCTGGAGATCATAGAGAAGTTTGGTTTCATTAGACCCACTGTTTCTGATAGTGTAACAGAATATGTGGGGTTGTTTGAGCCACAGGTTAGCGATGAACTGAAGAAAAAGGGAAAAGAATTTCAACCTGTTGATATACAGCTACAACCCGGAGTAACTCTTATAACCGGTGCTAATATGACTGGTAAAACCGTTCTATTGCGTTCCCTTGCTGTCGCTCAAGTGTTGTTTCAATTTGGTTTCTATGTTCCGGCGAAGAGGGCAAAAATAAAGCCTGTTGATGGGGTTTTCTTTTTATCGGGGGATTATCAGTCTTTCAAACACGGGTTATCTTCATTTGCCGCTGAAATGATTCAGTTGAACACAGCGGTAGAATTTTTAAAGGTGGGGAAAAGAGGATTATTTCTTTTTGACGAGTTAGCAAGGAACACGAACCCCCACGAGGGGAAAGCCATTGTAAAATCAGTTTTGAGAAGATTTAATTCATCGAAATCTTTCACAGTTATTACCACGCATTATGATGGAGTTTCCAGAGGTGAAAACGTACACCATTATATGGTAAAAGGATTGAGAGAAGATATTGATGTTAGTGGTGAAGTCAAACCAGAAACACTTACGGAATACACCGATTATTCACTTGTTAAGGTGAAAGGGGAATATCAGGTACCACGCGAAGCTTTGAAAGTGGCAACTCTTTTGGGAGTCGATCCCGTCATTATAGAAACTGCCAGGGAATTACTAGACGAAGAAACAGAGTTACATTAG
- a CDS encoding hotdog domain-containing protein, producing MEKAIIRVRMSLHDAHYGGNLVDGARILQLFGDVATELLIRHDGDEGLFRAYDNIEFLAPVYAGDYIEAIGEIVEVGRTSRKMVFEARKVITARPDISDSAAEVLEEPIVVCRASGTCVVPLDKQRKRGG from the coding sequence ATGGAAAAAGCGATTATTCGAGTGAGAATGAGTCTACACGATGCTCATTACGGCGGAAACCTTGTGGATGGGGCCAGAATACTGCAACTTTTCGGAGATGTTGCAACTGAGCTTCTTATAAGACATGATGGTGATGAGGGACTTTTCAGAGCTTATGACAACATCGAATTTCTTGCTCCCGTTTATGCGGGCGATTATATCGAAGCAATTGGAGAAATCGTTGAGGTTGGAAGGACCTCGAGAAAAATGGTTTTTGAAGCAAGAAAAGTGATAACCGCAAGACCTGATATTTCCGATTCGGCTGCTGAGGTTTTGGAAGAACCGATAGTAGTTTGTAGAGCTTCCGGAACCTGTGTTGTTCCGCTTGATAAACAGCGAAAGCGAGGTGGTTGA
- the fabZ gene encoding 3-hydroxyacyl-ACP dehydratase FabZ codes for MLRGKEYVMSVLPHRDPFLLVDGVIEEQESKIVAFRDIREDDPVFKGHFPDYPIYPGVLIIEGLAQAAGVLLMKEAQGTPLFIGIEKARFKREVKPGDRLVYEVELVRERMGIVTVEGKAKVEEKVVTVATILVGMKRS; via the coding sequence ATGTTGAGAGGAAAAGAATATGTTATGTCGGTACTTCCACACAGGGATCCTTTTCTACTTGTTGATGGTGTAATTGAAGAGCAAGAATCAAAAATAGTGGCGTTCAGGGATATCCGGGAGGACGATCCAGTGTTTAAGGGGCATTTTCCGGATTATCCCATTTATCCCGGCGTTCTAATAATTGAAGGGCTAGCTCAGGCTGCCGGGGTATTGCTTATGAAGGAAGCCCAGGGGACACCGCTTTTTATAGGGATTGAGAAAGCCCGATTTAAGAGAGAGGTGAAACCGGGAGATAGGCTCGTTTACGAGGTTGAATTGGTTCGTGAAAGAATGGGGATAGTGACTGTTGAAGGCAAAGCAAAGGTAGAAGAAAAGGTTGTTACCGTTGCCACGATACTTGTGGGAATGAAGAGGTCTTAA
- a CDS encoding zinc-binding dehydrogenase gives MKKGCPFGTHRVIEPVGSLPQAAWKIDNTMEIYSNEILLDVITLNVDSASFTQMKQACGNDPEKIKQMILDIVNERGKLQNPVTGSGGMLIGVVREIGPDLKDRGLKVGDKVATLVSLSLTPLKIEKIKSINLNTDQVDIEGKAILFESGIYAVLPDDIPEKLALAVLDVAGAPAQVNKLVNPGMTVAIIGGGGKSGVLCAYQAMKNAGKDGKVIVIEKSEQNAKRIEELGLAHHVLQLDATKPVEVFEEINKLTNGNLCDVVINNVNVEATEMSSILITKDEGIVYFFSMATSFTRAALGAEGVGKDVTMIIGNGYTKGHAELSLNILREAPKIRELFESVYA, from the coding sequence GTGAAAAAAGGATGTCCCTTTGGAACTCATAGAGTGATAGAGCCAGTCGGATCGTTGCCCCAAGCAGCATGGAAGATAGACAACACTATGGAGATATACTCCAACGAAATTCTTCTTGATGTCATAACATTAAATGTTGATTCTGCGAGCTTTACCCAGATGAAACAAGCTTGTGGAAACGATCCTGAAAAGATCAAGCAGATGATTTTGGACATAGTCAACGAACGCGGAAAGCTTCAGAACCCTGTGACGGGTTCTGGTGGCATGCTCATTGGAGTGGTCAGAGAGATTGGCCCCGATCTTAAGGATAGAGGCTTAAAGGTTGGTGACAAGGTAGCAACTCTTGTTTCCCTTTCACTCACACCACTCAAAATAGAAAAGATAAAGTCTATAAATCTGAATACTGATCAGGTAGATATAGAAGGTAAAGCTATTCTTTTCGAGAGTGGAATCTACGCTGTACTTCCAGATGATATCCCGGAAAAACTTGCCCTTGCGGTTTTAGATGTTGCTGGAGCACCAGCACAGGTGAACAAGCTGGTCAACCCGGGAATGACCGTTGCCATAATTGGTGGTGGCGGAAAGTCTGGTGTTTTGTGTGCCTATCAGGCGATGAAAAATGCCGGAAAAGACGGAAAAGTAATTGTTATTGAAAAATCCGAACAAAATGCTAAAAGAATTGAAGAACTTGGACTGGCACATCACGTCCTTCAGCTTGACGCCACAAAACCTGTCGAAGTTTTTGAAGAAATCAATAAGCTCACAAATGGTAACTTATGCGATGTAGTTATAAACAATGTCAACGTTGAAGCCACAGAAATGTCTTCTATTCTTATAACCAAAGACGAGGGGATAGTTTATTTCTTCAGCATGGCAACATCATTTACTAGAGCGGCCCTTGGAGCTGAAGGTGTCGGCAAAGATGTGACAATGATAATCGGAAATGGTTACACCAAGGGTCATGCAGAACTCAGTTTGAATATTCTCAGAGAAGCACCGAAAATAAGAGAATTGTTTGAAAGCGTATATGCTTAG